In Archangium lipolyticum, the following are encoded in one genomic region:
- the rtcR gene encoding RNA repair transcriptional activator RtcR: protein MAKTQARETVVLGMLGTTLDMGRGPKRWEKWRPTVGLCQQDDLVVHRLELLTLPGHDELVQIVTEDIAQVSPETRVRPTVLAIRDPWDLEETYGALLDYVKAYPFQPEQEDYFVHITTGTHIVQISMFLLVESRHIPGRLVQTSPPRAGRDHGGPGEHALIDLDLSKYDTLARRFQQEQREGLSFLKAGIDTRNPAFNRLIERIEQVATSSRAPLLLTGPTGAGKSQLAKRIYQLKKARRHVSGPLVDINCATLRGDGAMSALFGHVKGAFTGALSDRPGLLRQANGGVLFLDEIGELGADEQAMLLRALEDKRFLPVGSDKEVESDFQLIAGTNRELQSEVERGRFREDLLARINLWTFRLPPLRERPEDIPPNLLYELAQASQALGTQVTMNKEAQEHFLRFATSPEARWSGNFRDLNAAVLRMATLAPGGRITREGVDEELDRLRAAWAKSGPKQSSAEDLVVEVLGEERAEALDRFDRAQLAEVLTVCRQARSLSEAGRTLFAQSRAQKKSVNDADRLRKYLTRFGLSWADVSGRGLSDVA from the coding sequence ATGGCGAAGACGCAGGCGCGCGAGACGGTGGTCCTCGGGATGCTCGGGACGACGCTGGACATGGGCCGGGGTCCCAAGCGGTGGGAGAAGTGGCGCCCCACGGTGGGCCTGTGTCAGCAGGACGACCTGGTCGTGCACCGGCTGGAGCTGCTCACGCTCCCGGGGCATGACGAGCTGGTCCAGATCGTGACGGAGGACATCGCCCAGGTGTCACCCGAGACGCGCGTACGCCCCACGGTGCTGGCCATCCGGGACCCGTGGGATCTCGAGGAGACGTACGGGGCGCTGCTCGACTACGTGAAGGCGTACCCCTTCCAGCCCGAGCAGGAGGACTACTTCGTCCACATCACCACCGGGACGCACATCGTGCAGATCAGCATGTTCCTCCTGGTGGAGAGCCGGCACATCCCGGGGCGGCTGGTGCAGACGTCGCCGCCCCGGGCGGGCCGCGACCACGGGGGGCCGGGGGAGCACGCCCTCATCGACCTCGACCTGTCGAAGTACGACACGCTGGCGAGGCGCTTCCAGCAGGAGCAGCGCGAGGGCCTGTCCTTCCTCAAGGCGGGCATCGACACGCGCAACCCGGCCTTCAACCGGCTCATCGAGCGCATCGAACAGGTGGCCACCAGCTCGCGCGCGCCGCTGCTGCTCACCGGGCCCACGGGGGCGGGCAAGTCGCAGCTCGCCAAACGCATCTACCAGTTGAAGAAGGCGCGGCGGCACGTGAGCGGCCCGTTGGTGGACATCAACTGCGCCACCCTGCGCGGGGATGGGGCCATGTCCGCGCTCTTCGGCCATGTGAAGGGGGCCTTCACGGGGGCGCTGAGCGATCGGCCGGGGCTGTTGCGCCAGGCCAACGGCGGCGTGCTCTTCCTCGATGAAATCGGAGAGCTGGGCGCGGACGAGCAGGCCATGCTGCTGCGGGCACTCGAGGACAAGCGCTTCCTGCCGGTGGGCTCGGACAAGGAGGTGGAGAGTGACTTCCAGCTCATCGCCGGCACCAACAGGGAGCTCCAGTCCGAGGTGGAGCGAGGGCGCTTCCGGGAGGACCTGCTCGCGCGCATCAACCTGTGGACCTTCCGGCTGCCGCCCCTGCGCGAGCGGCCCGAGGACATCCCGCCCAACCTCCTCTACGAGCTGGCCCAGGCCTCCCAGGCGCTGGGAACCCAGGTGACGATGAACAAGGAGGCGCAGGAGCACTTCCTGCGCTTCGCCACCTCGCCCGAGGCGCGCTGGAGCGGAAACTTCCGGGATCTCAACGCCGCGGTGCTGCGGATGGCGACGCTCGCCCCCGGTGGGCGCATCACCCGCGAGGGCGTGGACGAGGAGCTCGACCGGCTGCGCGCCGCGTGGGCGAAGAGCGGGCCGAAGCAGTCATCGGCGGAGGACCTCGTGGTGGAGGTGCTCGGGGAGGAGCGGGCCGAGGCGCTGGACCGGTTCGACCGGGCGCAGCTCGCGGAGGTACTCACCGTGTGCCGGCAGGCGCGCTCGCTGTCCGAGGCAGGCCGTACCCTCTTCGCCCAATCACGTGCGCAGAAGAAGAGCGTCAATGACGCGGACCGGCTGCGGAAGTA
- a CDS encoding RtcB family protein, producing MQTQRNYEVLSNEAGGVPIKAWTLGVPFEDEAKKQLRAISSLPFIHKWIAVMPDVHRGNGATVGSVVATAGAVIPAAVGVDIGCGMIAVRTTLRAEQLPDSLGQVRSVIEKAVPHGRTDNGGRNDRGAWQDAPAMHREAWARLKPGYDAIIAKHPRIDRGPELGHLGTLGTGNHFIEVCLDEAGHVWLMLHSGSRGVGNRIGSHFIELAKEDMRRFFIHLPDQELAYLPEGTEHFEDYIHAVSWAQEYAATNRELMLRSVVQALKASGELPEFELTEAAVNCHHNYVAREHHYGKNVLVTRKGAVRAREGDLGIIPGSMGARSYIVRGKGNAEAFHSCSHGAGRVMSREAAKRRFTLDDHAKATEGIECRKDAEVIDETPAAYKPIDAVMAAQADLVEVVHTLRQVVCVKG from the coding sequence ATGCAGACGCAGCGCAACTACGAGGTGCTGTCGAACGAGGCGGGTGGGGTGCCCATCAAGGCGTGGACGCTGGGCGTGCCGTTCGAGGACGAGGCGAAGAAGCAGCTGCGCGCCATCTCGTCGCTGCCCTTCATCCACAAGTGGATCGCCGTGATGCCGGACGTGCACCGCGGTAACGGCGCGACGGTGGGGAGCGTGGTGGCGACGGCGGGCGCGGTGATTCCGGCGGCGGTGGGCGTGGACATCGGCTGCGGGATGATCGCCGTGCGCACCACGCTGCGCGCGGAGCAGCTCCCGGACTCGCTCGGGCAGGTGCGCTCGGTCATCGAGAAGGCGGTGCCGCACGGCCGTACGGATAACGGCGGCCGGAACGACCGGGGCGCGTGGCAGGACGCGCCCGCCATGCACCGCGAGGCCTGGGCCCGCCTGAAGCCCGGCTACGACGCCATCATCGCGAAGCACCCGCGCATCGACCGGGGCCCGGAGCTGGGGCACCTCGGGACGCTGGGGACGGGGAACCACTTCATCGAGGTGTGCCTGGATGAGGCGGGCCACGTGTGGCTGATGCTGCACAGCGGCTCGCGCGGGGTGGGGAACCGGATCGGAAGCCACTTCATCGAGCTGGCGAAGGAGGACATGCGCCGCTTCTTCATCCACCTGCCGGACCAGGAGCTGGCGTACCTGCCCGAGGGGACGGAGCACTTCGAGGACTACATCCACGCGGTGAGCTGGGCGCAGGAGTACGCGGCGACCAACCGCGAGCTGATGCTGCGCTCGGTGGTGCAGGCGCTGAAGGCGAGCGGTGAGCTGCCGGAGTTCGAGCTCACGGAGGCGGCGGTGAACTGCCACCACAACTACGTGGCGCGCGAGCACCACTACGGGAAGAACGTGCTGGTGACGCGCAAGGGGGCGGTGCGGGCGCGGGAGGGAGACCTGGGAATCATCCCCGGGAGCATGGGGGCGCGCTCGTACATCGTGCGAGGGAAGGGGAACGCGGAGGCGTTCCACTCGTGCAGCCACGGAGCGGGGCGGGTGATGTCGCGCGAGGCGGCGAAGCGGCGCTTCACGCTGGATGACCACGCGAAGGCGACGGAGGGAATCGAGTGCCGGAAGGACGCGGAGGTCATCGACGAGACGCCGGCGGCCTACAAGCCGATCGACGCGGTGATGGCGGCGCAGGCGGACCTGGTGGAGGTGGTCCACACGCTGCGGCAGGTGGTGTGCGTGAAGGGATGA